The Garra rufa chromosome 23, GarRuf1.0, whole genome shotgun sequence genome includes a region encoding these proteins:
- the ccna1 gene encoding cyclin-A1, giving the protein MASRGSAPLSSRQENIMGLGRADGLRTHKPGQRVVLGVLTENDQQIRVFGQVSSKYEPAFRDSSTRDVSTMSAAIGDHVVEPVIVQSTKSPSFLLPSELLLLDDAVQNIGSGSCMDSSMQSLPDEEATSSEDVLCVPEYSEDIHRYLRECEVKYRPKPGYMRKQPDITNCMRIILVDWLVEVGEEYKLCSETLFLAVNYLDRFLSCMSVLRGKLQLVGTAAILLAAKYEEVYPPEVDEFVYITDDTYTKKQLLRMEQHLLRVLAFDMTAPTAHQFLMQYTLEEQICAKTVNFALYLSELSLLEVDPFVQYLPSKIAAAAYCLANYTLNGVLWPENLYAFTGYSLAVISPCLNQLHKLHLGAAGRPQQAIQEKYKSPKYCGVSLLEPVECLPLP; this is encoded by the exons ATGGCTTCCCGTGGCTCCGCTCCTCTTTCCAGTCGTCAGGAAAACATCATGGGTTTGGGAAGAGCGGATGGTCTGCGTACTCACAAACCGGGCCAAAGGGTTGTGCTCGGTGTCTTGACCGAGAATGATCAGCAAATTCGAGTATTTGGTCAG GTTTCATCCAAATATGAGCCAGCTTTTCGTGACTCATCGACTCGTGACGTCAGCACAATGAGTGCTGCAATTGGTGATCACGTGGTTGAGCCAGTCATTGTCCAGTCAACTAAATCGCCCTCATTTTTGCTGCCTTCAGAGCTTCTGCTACTAGATGATGCTGTACAAAATATTGGATCAG GATCTTGCATGGATTCTTCCATGCAGTCATTGCCGGATGAGGAGGCCACTTCTTCTGAGGACGTTCTTTGTGTGCCAGAATACTCTGAGGACATCCACAGATACCTGCGTGAATGTGAA GTTAAATACAGGCCAAAGCCCGGCTACATGAGAAAGCAGCCTGACATAACCAACTGTATGAGGATCATCCTTGTCGACTGGCTGGTTGAGGTTGGCGAGGAATACAAGCTGTGCTCGGAGACTCTCTTCTTGGCTGTCAATTACCTGGACCGCTTCCTTTCGTGCATGTCTGTCCTGAGAGGAAAATTGCAGCTTGTGGGAACAGCTGCCATACTCCTGGCTGC GAAATACGAGGAGGTGTATCCTCCGGAAGTGGACGAGTTTGTGTACATCACCGATGACACCTACACCAAGAAACAGCTGCTTCGCATGGAGCAGCACCTGCTCCGAGTGCTGGCTTTTGACATGACTGCACCCACTGCTCACCAGTTTTTGATGCAGTACACTTTGGAGGAGCAGATCTGTGCGAAAACCGTGAACTTTGCTTTG TATCTTTCAGAGTTGAGCCTGCTTGAGGTGGATCCCTTTGTGCAATATCTACCTTCCAAGATTGCTGCAGCTGCATATTGTCTGGCCAATTACACTCTAAATGGGGTTTTGTGG CCTGAAAACCTGTATGCCTTCACGGGTTACTCGCTGGCAGTGATCAGCCCATGTCTGAACCAGCTTCACAAGCTCCATCTAGGAGCTGCAGGTCGCCCCCAACAGGCAATCCAGGAGAAATACAAGAGCCCAAA ATATTGTGGCGTGTCCCTACTTGAACCTGTGGAGTGTCTGCCTCTCCCTTGA
- the sparta gene encoding spartin a, whose amino-acid sequence MESPEPAEIRTIRENYEKALQCLNKGLQYDEIGNKDQALLLYRLGRRHLLRGLEVNTFGERFVGRRWDFARQTQQRMNETLSTITDRLEVLESTGNSGQRLYPTIPVLQDPQPVVRRTPVSASGGASAHPASSAAGITVPVELPPAYTPQPTEGHLSLSHGGNGPFQAAPTQTPQRQAFAPVDLREVGMDILFLPSGVQMFFVSAEGHVSTPSYPGYLRIIIYNSQNTSAGYAPAYLQVCDWIYPLYPDSPVFLSNKGVFTFPDTTAAVPGSYVGVVLSSELPTADRVLFQEQLSALAQFRVQVDEEQGGATNLSGKVPPSETSVTPGGEEEMVPVWSEKMSQSILAGTSWLGRGLVRGAEATGKAIQKGATKLRENITPEETPAEVSPKVTKSLNAAKQATGGAVKVSQFLVDGVAAVADRVGKEMAPHVKKHGSKLIPESLKKNKDGCSNLNGAKLVAGSSIQGLSTLWSSLETAAKTIGKSVTSETVTTVRHKFRGLGSLLDPPSSI is encoded by the exons ATGGAGTCACCAGAACCGGCTGAAATCCGCACCATTCGTGAGAACTACGAGAAAGCCTTGCAGTGTCTGAACAAAGGGCTTCAGTATGACGAGATTGGGAATAAGGACCAGGCTCTGCTTCTGTACAGACTGGGCAGGCGGCATCTTCTCAGAGGGCTAGAGGTGAACACCTTTGGTGAGCGCTTTGTCGGACGCCGCTGGGACTTCGCGCGACAGACGCAGCAGAGGATGAACGAGACTTTGAGCACCATCACGGATCGTCTAGAGGTGCTGGAGTCCACAGGGAACTCGGGTCAGCGCCTTTACCCGACCATTCCTGTCCTCCAGGACCCCCAGCCAGTAGTTAGAAGAACACCTGTCTCAGCTTCAGGAGGGGCATCTGCTCATCCTGCCTCTTCTGCGGCGGGCATCACTGTACCCGTTGAACTTCCACCAGCCTACACTCCACAACCAACAGAAGGGCATCTGTCACTCTCTCATGGAGGCAACGGGCCATTTCAAGCTGCTCCAACCCAGACACCCCAGCGCCAGGCCTTTGCCCCAGTCGATCTCAGAGAGGTTGGCATGGACATTTTGTTCTTGCCCAGTGGGGTGCAGATGTTCTTCGTTTCTGCGGAGGGTCATGTCAGCACCCCTTCTTATCCAGGATACCTGCGAATAATCATATACAACAGCCAGAACACTAGTGCCGGCTATGCCCCAGCCTACCTACAG gtttgtgATTGGATCTACCCGCTGTACCCAGACTCACCAGTCTTTCTTAGCAACAAAGGTGTGTTCACATTTCCCGATACCACCGCAGCAGTGCCAGGGTCTTATGTTGGGGTGGTGCTGTCCTCAGAGCTGCCTACAGCAGACAGGGTTCTGTTTCAGGAACAGCTGTCAGCGCTGGCACAGTTCAGGGTCCAG GTAGATGAAGAACAAGGTGGCGCTACAAACCTGAGTGGGAAGGTTCCTCCTTCAGAAACATCTGTAACACCAGGAGGGGAGGAAGAAATGGTACCTGTGTGGAGCGAAAAAATGTCACAGAGCATTCTAGCAG GGACCTCCTGGTTGGGTCGGGGGCTTGTGCGAGGAGCGGAAGCTACTGGTAAAGCCATCCAGAAAGGAGCAACTAAGCTACGAGAAAACATCACTCCAGAGGAGACCCCAGCAGAGGTCAGCCCTAAGGTCACCAAAAGTCTAAATGCAGCTAAGCAGGCCACTGGGGGCGCTGTGAAAGTCAGCCAGTTTCTAG TGGATGGTGTTGCGGCTGTAGCTGACAGAGTCGGGAAAGAAATGGCTCCACATGTGAAAAAACATGGTAGCAAACTCATCCCAGAATCCCTCAAGAAAAATAAAGATGGCTGCTCCAACCTGAATGGAGCAAAGCTAGTGGCAGGAAGCAGCATACAAG GTTTATCAACTCTCTGGTCAAGTCTGGAAACAGCAGCAAAGACTATTGGCAAAAGTGTAACTTCAGAGACGGTGACTACTGTGAGGCACAA ATTTAGGGGTCTAGGAAGCCTCTTGGACCCCCCTAGCAGCATATAA